A single genomic interval of Helianthus annuus cultivar XRQ/B chromosome 13, HanXRQr2.0-SUNRISE, whole genome shotgun sequence harbors:
- the LOC110901506 gene encoding proline-rich extensin-like protein EPR1: MIKSKKSLLKKEFELFTSVPGETTKTLIERYCHLVRSMSQLKITKSPDEWVEKLANALLQKEWDTMPSSSDTGVSDTLDPITIVSDDEILSESEVYTSDTTSTDEDDFQPFALPDFGDDIPIADGLFGGDLPLLQVPAPLPLAAVPLEDLPHDEFTDDDIDLFLEGPPEGDQDGVALMDADVPFADDPVVDPVVPLAEIPADVPIADPVVPVEAPIKEAPFDLFGPYSFESVASASLHAQGIQHYSSDSDSDMAMSVAPLVPHDVDPDPEVEFLPVEPAPVGPEPVVAHDPIVAPPVAHLPDPLPEPAHVDMPEIAPHVIVAPVDLPPDDDDYLPFVLPITPPVAPVSAPIEIPLFHPHTSDVYRTDLPITYLQDIPPPRPGEGSSRQPPVFVPPVSSSVLFMSQFPHTAPPIVPSGEPFLWASPNVMPLSDPYHPFHVGYTTEDILISLQLQQDALSRRIQ; this comes from the exons ATGATCAAGAGTAAAAAATcgttgttaaagaaagagtttgagttGTTTACGAGTGTGCCTGGagaaactacaaagactctcattgaaagatattgtcatcttgtgcgtTCGATGTCTCAGTTGAAAATTACTAAATCTCCAGATGAATGGGTTGAGAAGCTAGCTAATGCGTTActgcagaaagaatggg acaccatgccATCATCTTCAGATACTGGAGTATCGGATACTTTGGATCCTATAACGATCGTGTCGGACGATGAGATTCTGTCAGAGAGTGAGGTTTACACATCAGACACTACTAGCACAGATGaggatgacttccagccgttTGCTCTTCCTGATTTTGGGGACGATATTCCTATTGCTGATGGCCTTTTCGGCGGAGACCTACCTCTTCTTCAGGTCCCTGCTCCTCTACCGCTCGCCGCAGTTCCTCTCGAGGATCTGCCTCATGATGAGTTCACTGATGATGACATCGATTTGTTCCTAGAGGGTCCCCCGGAGGGTGACCAGGATGGTGTGGCCCTCATGGATGCCGATGTCCCTTTTGCTGATGATCCTGTTGTCGACCCTGTTGTTCCCTTGGCTGAGATTCCTGCTGATGTGCCCATTGCTGATCCCGTAGTTCCAGTCGAGGCTCCTATTAAGGAGGCTCCTTTTGATCTATTCGGTCCTTACTCATTCGAGTCTGTAGCGTCCGCTTCACTGCACGCCCAGGGCATACAGCACTATTCCTCTGACTCCGACTCAgacatggcgatgtctgttgcgcCCCTCGTTCCCCACGACGTTGACCCAGATCCGGAGGTTGAGTTTTTGCCTGTTGAGCCAGCTCCAGTTGGTCCGGAGCCGGTCGTTGCTCATGACCCCATTGTTGCCCCACCTGTTGCACATTTGCCAGACCCTTTACCTGAGCCTGCTCATGTCGATATGCCAGAAATAGCACCACATGTCATTGTTGCGCCCGTCGATTTACCACCG gatgatgatgactaCCTACCGTTTGTGCTACCCATCACTCCTCCTGTAGCACCTGTTTCCGCACCTATTGAGATTCCATTGTTTCACCCACACACCTCTGACGTCTATCGCACTGATCTTCCCATCACATACCTCCAGGACATTCCGCCACCtcgtcctggggagggttcatcGAGGCAGCCGCCTGTTTTTGTTCCACCTGTATCGTCATCAGTTCTGTTCATGTCTCAGTTCCCTCACACTGCACCACCTATTGTACCTTCCGGGGAGCCGTTTCTGTGGGCTTCGCCCAATGTTATGCCGTTGTCAGACCCGTACCACCCTTTTCATGTGGGGTACACGACAGAGGACATACTCATCTCTCTACAGCTACAGCAGGACGCACTTAGTCGTCGCATTCAGTAG